Proteins encoded in a region of the Kwoniella shivajii chromosome 3, complete sequence genome:
- a CDS encoding endoribonuclease YSH1 has protein sequence MHRHGRRQFRATAPTAPVQILSPAGDDEPLTITMLGAGQEVGRSCCVIEHRGKKIVCDAGLHPAHPGLGSLPFIDEVDWSTVDAILVTHFHVDHAAALPYIMEKTNFKDGNGKVYMTHATKAIYGLTMMDTVRINDQNPDISGKLYDEADVQSSWQSTIAVDYHQDIVISGGLRFTPYHAGHVLGASMFMIEIAGLKILYTGDYSREEDRHLVVAEIPPIKPDVMICESTFGVHTLPDRKEKEEQFTTLVSNIVRRGGRCLMPIPSFGNGQELALLLDEYWNEHPELQSIPVYFASGLFQRGMRVYKTYVHTMNSNIRSRFARRDNPFDFKFVKWLKDPKRLQEHKGPCVVMASAQFMSFGLSRELLEDWSSDSKNGVIVTGYSIEGTMARTLLSEPDHIESLKGGNIPRRLTVKEISFGAHVDYAQNSKFIQEIGAQHIVLVHGEASQMGRLRAALRDTYATRGQEINIHTPRNCEPLVLTFRQERVVKAIGSLATSRPIHGTPLKGLLVSKDFSYTLLDPKDLKDFTGLSTSTLVQKQSIPIGVDWSVVRWHLEGMYGEVEEGPDQEGRACFTIMNAVKVVQISEIVIEIQWSSNSSNDMIADSVLAVLLGIDGSPATVKLTSTPHQHAHHDHSHSHTQPHTHSNGNPSENNGEFDRIQMFLEAHFGDVIGPNVTVNEGEEDELLVMTVRVDNLIAKVDLISMRVESDNVEMKRRVENVLEMALTTLQPLSRSFLGSGIDLNLEKTESIAA, from the exons ATGCATCGTCATGGTAGAAGACAGTTCAGAGCTACCGCTCCTACGGCTCCGGttcaaatcctttctccGGCAGGAGACGATGAGCCATTAACGATAACGATGTTGGGTGCAGGCCAAGAAGTAGGGAGATCATGCTGCGTTATAGAACATCGAGGGAAGAAGATTGTTTGCGATGCAGGTTTACATCCTGCTCATCCAGGTCTTGGTAGTTTACCTTTTATAGATGAGGTGGATTGGTCTACTGTTGATGCTATACTAGTTACCCA CTTTCATGTGGACCATGCGGCCGCTTTACCATATATAATGGAGAAG ACCAACTTcaaagatgggaatgggaaagtATACATGACCCATGCCACCAAAGCCATTTACGGTTTAACGATGATGGATACAGTTAGAATCAA TGACCAGAATCCCGATATATCAGGAAAATTATATGATGAAGCAGACGTACAATCATCTTGGCAATCCACAATAGCAGTTGattatcatcaagatatagTGATATCCGGTGGATTAAGATTCACACCTTATCATGCAGGTCATGTATTAGGTGCATCAATGTTCATGATTGAAATTGCAGGATTAAAGATATTATACACAGGAGATtattcaagagaagaagatagacATTTAGTAGTAGCTGAAATACCACCTATAAAACCAGATGTCATGATTTGCGAAAGTACTTTTGGTGTACATACTTTACctgatcgaaaagaaaaagaagagcaaTTTACTA CCTTGGTATCGAATATCGTTCGACGTGGTGGAAGATGTTTAATGCCAATTCCATCATTTGGTAATGGACAGGAATTAGCTTTGTTATTAGATGAATATTGGAATGAACATCCCGAATTACAATCTATACCAGTTTATTTCGCTTCAGGTTTATTTCAAAGAGGTATGAGAGTGTATAAAACTTATGTTCATACAATGAACTCTAATATCAGATCAAGATTCGCTAGAAGAGATAATCCATTCGATTTCAAATTTGTTAAATGGTTGAAAGATCCAAAGAGGTTGCAAGAACATAAAGGTCCTTGTGTGGTTATGGCTTCTGCTCAATTCATGTCTTTTGGTTTATCAAGAGAATTATTAGAAGATTGGTCAAGTGATAGTAAAAATGGTGTAATCGTTACTGGTTACTCAATTGAAGGTACTATGGCTAGA ACTCTTTTATCTGAACCAGATCATATCGAATCGTTAAAAGGAGGAAACATTCCTCGTCGATTGACTGTAAAAGAAATTTCATTTGGTGCACATGTGGATTACGCACAAAACTCCAAGTTTATACAAGAGATCGGCGCTCAACATATCGTCTTGGTACATGGAGAAGCTTCTCAAATGGGTAGATTGAGAGCTGCTTTGAGAGATACATATGCTACAAGAGGTCAAGAGATCAATATTCACACTCCAAGGAATTGCGAACCATTAGTATTGACTTTCAGACAGGAAAGAGttgtcaag GCAATCGGATCGTTAGCTACCAGCAGACCAATACATGGAACTCCACTTAAAGGTTTACTAGTCTCGAAAGACTTTTCATATACGCTATTAGATCCAAAAGACCTGAAAGATTTTACTGGTTTATCAACGAGTACATTGGTACAGAAGCAATCGATACCTATAGGAGTAGATTGGAGTGTTGTTAGATGGCACTTGGAAGGCATGTATggtgaagtcgaagaaggtcCAGATCAAGAGGGAAGAGCGTGTTTCACG ATAATGAACGCCGTCAAGGTCGTACAAATATCTGAGATAGTAATTGAGATTCAATGGTCTTCAAACTCAAGTAATGATATGATAGCAGATTCTGTTCTAGCTGTTTTATTAGGTATAGATGGAAGTCCAGCTACCGTGAAAT TGACATCAACACCCCACCAACATGCTCATCACGATCATTCCCACTCTCACACTCAACCGCATACCCATAGTAATGGCAATCCAAGTGAAAACAATGGAGAGTTCGATCGGATACAGATGTTCCTGGAAGCTCATTTTGGTGATGTGATTGGACCTAATGTTACTGTCaacgaaggagaagaagatgagttGCTAGTTATGACAGTAAGAGTGGATAACTTGATTGCTAAAGTTGATCTGATCTCAATG CGAGTCGAATCGGACAATGTGGAAATGAAACGACGAGTTGAAAATGTATTGGAAATGGCTTTGACCACGCTGCAACCTTTATCAAGATCTTTCCTAGGCTCAGGTATAGATCTGAATCTGGAAAAAACCGAGTCTATCGCAGCGTAG
- a CDS encoding histone acetyltransferase type B catalytic subunit: MSEDLAEWLSDSNEVFNLQMVRDPEDEDVLENEDQQAIEPFNPNFTYPIFGEHEKIFGYKGLDIQLKFASGSLRQYLSINYDSRLNSTATPADELEGTLYKFIPSDYTKSDLDFQKIVETDAENFKPLGERVGSYVKQAKSKSKSKGKGKGKGKVEDAGDGEIKEDDEGAVVFEMYKSTWSTTGFRDYHRRMQLFILLFIEGGSYVQEDEDSWEFITLYEKRKRPNSDIFTYHFVGYTSVYPFWCYPDQVRLRLSQFVILPPYQHQGHGSKLYSALFSSMLSRPEVAELTVEDPAEAFEDLRDRNDLRFLYKQGITEDPMFTVGLGEDSRSERAEWETKLRKKYKIAQRQFDRLLEMLLLKNLNKKDEEKIRKYRLGVKARLFRFNYEMLSQMTPDERKEALAKTYESVVEDYERILEMTFH; the protein is encoded by the exons atgtcTGAGGATCTAGCTGAATGGTTGAGTGACTCAAATGAGGTATTCAACCTCCAAATGG TGAgagatcctgaagatgaagacgtgcttgaaaatgaagatcaacaagcGATAGAACCTTTTAATCCAAATTTCACTTATCCAATCTTTGGTGAACATGAAAAGATATTCGGTTATAAAGGATTAGATATACAG CTAAAATTCGCTTCTGGGTCATTACGTCAATACCTTTCAATCAATTATGATTCCAGACTCAATTCAACAGCGACACCAGCTGATGAACTCGAAGGAACATTATACAAATTCATTCCTTCAGACTATACGAAATCAGATTTAGATTTCCAGAAAATCGTAGAAACAGATGCCGAAAACTTCAAACCTTTAGGAGAAAGAGTTGGTTCATACGTAAAACAagcaaagtcaaagtcaaagtcgaaaggaaaaggcaaaggtaaaggtaaagtagaGGATgcaggagatggagaaatcaaagaagacgatgaaggtgctgTCGTGTTCGAAATGTACAAG TCAACTTGGAGCACGACTGGATTCAGAGATTATCATAGGAGGATGCAATTATTCATACTGCTTTTCATCGAGGGAGGAAGTTatgttcaa gaagatgaagattcatGGGAATTCATAACACTTTATGAGAAACGTAAACGACCTAATTCAGACATATTCACATATCATTTCGTAGGGTATACATCGGTGTATCCATTCTGGTGTTATCCTGATCAAGTCAGATTACGTTTAAGTCAATTCGTTATATTACCACcttatcaacatcaaggGCATggat CCAAATTGTACTCGGCACTTTTCTCAAGTATGCTTTCAAGACCTGAAGTTGCTGAATTAACAGTCGAAGATCCAGCAGAAGCATTTGAAGATTTACGTGATCGGAATGATTTACGTTTCTTGTACAAACAAGGTATAACGGAAGATCCAATGTTCACCGTcggtttaggtgaagatagTAGATCAGAAAGAGCAGAATGGGAAACAAAGTTAAGAAAAAAATACAAGATCGCTCAAAGACAATTTGATAGATTATTAGAGATGTTATTACTGAAAAATCTCAATaaaaaagatgaagaaaaaatTAGAAAGTATAGATTAGGAGTCAAAGCTAGATTATTCAGATTCAATTAT GAAATGTTATCGCAGATGACACCTGAcgagaggaaagaagctttagcCAAAACTTATGAGAGCGTAGTCGAGGACTATGAGAGAATACTGGAAATGACTTTCCATTAG